The genomic DNA GATGATCGTGCTAGCGATCCTGATTCGTGTCAAACTCGGAGCCCCGGTGCTCTTTACCCAACTTCGACCCGGCAAAGATGGCGAACTGTTCACCATGTGGAAATTCCGGTCGATGCTGGAAGAAGACCCGGCCAAGGGGCTGCTTACCGACGACCAACGTATGACCAGCTTTGGTCGGCGGCTGCGAGCCACCAGCCTGGACGAACTCCCCACCCTGATCAACGTGCTCAAAGGCGACATGAGCCTGGTCGGTCCTCGACCGCTCAATGTCGAATACCTGCCACTGTACTCACCGGAGCAAGCACGTCGACACAACGTGCGCCCCGGCATCACCGGGCTGGCCCAAGTCACCGGTCGCAACGCCCTGTCGTGGGAAGCACGCTTCGACCTCGACGTGCACTACGTAGACCACCACAATGTGTGGCTGGATCTCAAAATCCTGGCCCAGACCGTCACTCGGGTCTTCGCCAAAACGGATGTCGAAGGCGAACAGATCTCGACGATGACCATGTTTGTCGGTGAACCACCCTGCGATGGACTCACCGAAGCGCCACTGGATGACCGCTGGCAAGATCTCTGGGCATCGTGGCAGCGCAGCCCAGCTGCCCAGAAAATCGGTGACTTCGACGGTTTGGACGCCCGCACCACGCGTCACTGGGTCTACCTCGACGACCGGGCGATCCCCGTGGGCATCGCCGGGCTGTCTGGCTTAGGCGGCCCGCAACTCCACGCCAGCATCGTGCTGGGACCACACCATCACACGACCATGGCGCTGGAAGCACTGTTGAACCGCTTGCTGTATCACGGCAAATCCTACGACGCCCACCGCATCTTCCTGCGGTTATCCGATACCAGCCGAGAATTCTTCGAGATCGTTCAACTGCTCGGTTTCGTTCCACTTGACCAACCCCACCAGGGGACTGACACCGATGAAGGCGAAGTGCTTGTGGCCTTCGCAGCACAGACAGGAACATGAGATGCGCATCATTATCAGTTCGGCAGGACGCCGCGTCTATCTCGTCCAGTGGTTCCAAGAAGCACTGTATGAAGCCGGCATCGACGGCGACGTGATTGTCCTGGACTTTGACCCCAACGCTGCCACAGCCGCTGCGGCAGACGATTACCGCCCGGTGCCAGCCTTCACCTGCCCAGAATACGCTGACGCGCTGCTCGACATTATCGACGAGCTTCAACCGGATCTGTTCATCTCGCTCAACGATCATGAGCTCACCGCCTTATCCGAAGGTCTGGCAGGCCAACTACGGGCACGCGGTGTCGTCACACCGGTACTTGATCAAGCATCACACCGAGCGGTGGCTGACAAGCTCGTCATGAGCCAGGTCTTACAACGGGCCGGTATCTCCACACCGACTACCGTGCTGATGTCTGACGTGATGGCGGTACACCAGCTACTCAACAAGCACAGCCACGTCATCGTCAAAGACCGGTGGGGAAGTGGCTCTTCCGGGTTGCGACGCTTCACCGCAGATCAGGCTTGCCGCTGGGTCGAAGAACGCTACCTCAACGCGACCGACGCCGAAGCACTGGGTTTTGATGAGATCATCTTCCAACCCGATGTTGGTGGTGAGGAATACGGCCTCGATGTGATCACCGCGGTCCGCGGGGGACCGGTCGAAGGAATCCTGGCCCGCAGGAAACTGGGCATGCGCCACGGCGAAACCTCCAGTGCCATGACAGTGCCAAACGCCCCGTTTATCGGACTGGCCGCCGCACTGAACGCCACCCTGGGGATCCGCGGCAGCGTTGATGTGGACGTGCTGCTCACCGCCGACGGCACTCCGTACGTCCTCGACGTCAATCCCCGGTTCGGTGGCGGCTACCCCTTTGTCCACGTTGCCGGGGCAGATCTGCCCCACTTCTACCTGGCCTCCACCCTAGGCTTTGCCCCCAGACCAGACTGGGACAACTACCGCATTGGCTACATCGGCGCCAAACACGAAGGCATCATCGGTTTCGACACCCCAGACCAGACCCCCATCCCACAACCGGCTGAACACCGCAGCCGGATAACCATCCAGAAACGCGTAGGAATCTGATGTTTGAACTCACCAATGCCAGCCAGTCCCACCGAGGAACCGGCCGACGAGACAACTACCCCATGGAGCTGCGCACCTACTGGCGCATGCTGTCCAAAAACTGGTGGATCGTAGTGGCCGGTGCCCTGGTCGGGCTGCTGCTGGGCCTGGGCGCCTCCGCCATGATGACCCCACGGTACGAATCCACCGCCACGCTGTACGTTTCAGTCCGTGGCGTCGGCGCCGGCGACTCTGGAGACCTTTTCCAGGGCGCAAGCTTCGCCCAGACGGTGGTCACCAGTTACGTTGACATCGCAACGACAGCCATCGTGCTCGACGGGGTGGCTGAAGAAATGGACGGCGAAGTCGCTCGTGACGAGATGCGCCGACTGCTCAGCGTGCAATCTCCTGAGGGATCCTCGCTGCTGAACATCACCGGTGAACACTCCGATCCCGAAACGGCGGCCGCGCTGGTCAACACCACCGGAGAAACCCTCGTTGATGTGGTGGAGAACGAAATTGAAGTCGGCGCTGAAGGCGGCAGCTCTCCGGTGCAGGTCCGACTCATTGACCCAGGCATTGTGCCGGCAGAAAGCGTCAGCCCGAATTTCGCGCTCAATAGTGCGCTAGGCCTATTAGTCGGGCTGGCTTTAGGTATCGCACTGGCGATCCTCCGCGGCTCACTGGATACCCGCATCCACTCGATTGCAGACGTCGAAGAAATCACCAACGTCCCGGTTGTTGGACGAATCGCGCTTGACGACAGCATCGCGCATCGCCCCTTGGTGGTGCATGACGATCCACGCAGTCCACGCGCCGAAGCTTTCCGTACGACCAGAACCAACCTGCAGTTCTTCGCGGCCAACGACGATGCACGTGTCTTTGTGGTCTCAAGCGCCACCCCGGGTGAAGGGAAAACCCACGTGGTGGCGAACTTGGCAGTGGTCCTGGCTGAATCGGGGGCACGCGTCGCCCTGGTCGAAGCGGACTTACGCAGACCACGCCTCGCCCACGTCATGGGAATCGAAGGCGCCGTCGGACTCAGCGATGTCCTCATCGATCGAGCATCTTTGGAAGATGTCACCCAACAGTGGGGCACCGACAACCTCACCGTGGTACCTGCCGGACAAATCCCACCGAACCCGTCTGAATTACTCGGCTCGCCCATGATGCGTGAAGTCATCAACACGCTCCGGGAGACGGCAGACTATGTTCTCATCGATGCCCCACCGGTGCTACCCGTCACGGACGCGGCGATCCTTTCGACCTATGCCTCGGGCAGCTTGATCGTCAGCTCCGTTGGCCAAACCCGACAGCAAAACCTCGAACAAGCCATCGAATCCTTGGAGAACGTGGGCGGGAAAGTCTTAGGGCTGATCGTCAATCGGGTGCCGATGCGCGGCTCCGCAAATTCTGGGTTCATTACCTATAAATACGTCGACAAATCCGAAACCGCGAAATCGAAAGCATCGAGGGTGGCATGACAATTCGCATCTTGACCATTTGTACCGGAAATATCTGCCGCTCCCCATTTGCGGCGAGACTCTTAGCCACGAAACTGGACCGGAAGCAGTTCAGAACCGCTAGTGCCGGAACGTCAGCCATGCTCGGCGATCCGATGCAAGAAACCATGCAACAGCTCGCCAAGAAACTCGGAGTACAAGGAACCGAGAAGCACCGGGCACATTCGGTGACATCCGGCGTCGTGGCGCAAGCAGACTTGATCCTGGGAATGGAGCGTGAACACCGCAGCGAAGCGGCAAGATTCCACCCCAGTGCCGCACGTCGGTCCTTCACCTTGTTGGAATTCGCGCACATCGTCTCCTACATCAATGATGGACAACTCCAAACGTTATTGCTGCAAAGCGGAGACACCCCGACCGCTGCGATTGAAGCGGTGGTTCGGATGCGCGGGGTTGTGCCTCGACTGAACCCTGATCGGCTGTATGACCTTCAAGATCCATATGGCCGTTCTCGGCAGGTATATGCCCGTTCAGCACAACAGATCGAACAGGCAGTCGACCGTATTGCCAGATTCTTTGAACATGCCGCAGAACTGAGCGCGGCTTTGAAAAACGGCTATCCAGCAATCGTCACGATGAACGACAGAAAGTAACCACCATGCAACCCACGCAGCGCGGATCACAGCAGCAGATGCCACCCACACCGGCTCTGGTCTTTGATGTGCCGAAACTCGATACTTTCCTGACCCGCTTCGAACAGGCGCTGGCGGAGCACTGGCCACACTCCGTGCTGTCCTACTCCTTCAAAACCAATTCGCTGCCGTGGTTATTGTCCTATATGAGACAACGCGGTATCTGGGCTGAAGTGGTATCTGACACCGAATACGAACTCGCGCTCGCGTTGGGTTACACCCCGGACCGCATCATCTTCAACGGGCCTATCAAAGGCCGCGACCGGCTCTGGGCTGCCATGCTTCAGGGCACTGTGGTCAATCTCGATGCAAAACGCGAAGTCGAATGGGCCGCAGCATTGGCCCGTCAACAACCCGAAACCCCACTAGCGGTCGGGTTGCGCGTCAACTGGGACGTCAATGAATACTGCCCCGGTGAAAGCACCAGTGACGGGGCAGATAGCCGCTTCGGGTTCAGTCCCGCCAGCGGTGAACTTGACGCGGCGATATCCACCCTGCGTGATGCAGGAATACAGATCGCCGGGCTGCACATGCACCGCAACTCGTTGACCCAAAGCGTTGATGTATTCCGAGCGGCCGCAACGGTAGCCAGAGACCTTATTAGCTCGCGCGGACTGGAGCTGGACTGGGTGGATATCGGAGGCGGCTTTTTCGGCGCCGAGCAGGGCCACCCGACCTTCGCCGATTATGTCTTGGCCATCCGCGAGGTACTTGAAGAGGTCATTGATCCAGCTCGCACCCGGCTTGTTGTTGAGCCAGGAGCCTCCCTGGTGGCGGTACCCCTGGAATTCCACGCCAGTGTCCTCGATGTCAAACAAGTCAAAGACCATACCTTTGTGGTCACCGATGCCAGCCGTACGAATATCGACCCGCTGTTTCGTCGCAAACGCCCATTCCAATACGACCTCGAGACCAACGCCACCCACACCCGGCCGTTACAGACCATTGGTGGGTACACCTGCATGGAGGACGACCGGCTCATGGATATCGAAGATGAGCCCGCCCTAGAAATCGGCGACCGGATCGTCTTCTACAAGGTCGGCGGGTACACGATGTGCTACCAATCAAAATTTTTCATCGAGTTTCCGCCAGCCGTCTACATCCGCACCCATGAGGAAGAGCTCATATTAGTGCGCGAAAAGCCATCAGTCTCCGAATACTTACAAGGCCAGCAATGGATACCAGCCGGTGACCACATCAACGCTGCTGCGAATGGGAAGTCCCAATGGTTAGCACCTCACCTGTAACGCAGCATCATCCAGCGCTTCAGCGTGCGCCGGTGCTCTTATTCTTCCTGGGCATCACGCTGAACCAAACCAGCGTCCTGTTCGACATCAACTTATCGATCGCGGACTTCTTTGCGCTGCTCCTGCTGGTGCTAACACTCCTCACGGCCCGGCTGTTGGTGCCCTTCGGCCCGACCATTTATTTTCTGGCCTTATCCATCCTGGTTCTTATCATGGGTGGTTTTGTCGTCCCCAACGTCATCAGCCTGGACCAAAGCTACCTTGATGTGTTGACCGATTACCTCAAGTTGGCGACCTCTTTCGCATACTTCCTCTTAGGCTTCAACATTGTTCGTGCGGGGCAAGCCAGAGTCGTGCTGCGTGCCTTTGCCTTCATGGCGGTCGTGATCGGTGGTATCGGTGCGCTGCAAACTGCTATCCCTGCGCTGCCCCGGTTAGATTTCATGTTCTACTATGAAATCCGCTTCACCGGCCTGATGAGTGATCCGAATTATTTCGCGGTGATTCAACTAGTCGCTATGGCGGTCCTATGGCACGACCAAGACATCAGCCGGAGGATCCGCTACCCCTCGCTCATCATCCTGGCAGCCTCCGTGCTTGCTTCGGGCTCTAAGACCGGCATGCTAGCACTGCTGATCTTCTTAGTGTGGCGTGGTTTGCCCACGGTGTTCTCATTTTCCAACCGCAGCCGATATATCTCGCCCTATCGGGCCGTGTTGATCGGGTTGGTCGTGTGTGCACCGGTCCTGCTGCTGATTGTGATGCTGGACTACTCCATGCGCATGAGCCTGGCGTCAGGTCTTGACCAGGTACCAGCATTGAGTCGGCTCACTCCGCTATTGCTGGATTTCGAAGCCGGGGTCGAAGGCGATGGTTCCGGACGAGACTCAGCCTGGTTCAATGCGATCCAGATCATCGGGCTGTTTCCCCTGTTCGGTGTTGGCATGGGCACCTATCTGGAGGTAGCCACCGAGTTTACTGATGTGCCTGTGCTCGCCCACAACACCTTCTTACAAATCGCCGCCGAATGGGGACTGATCTTCACGGCAATTTTCCTCGTGTGGGTCATCATCTTATTCCTGCGACGCCCACCACTGGGCGCCAATCTAGCGCTGTGGCACTCGACCCGAGATGCGCTGCTGGTGTTGATGATCGGCTCCGCAGGCATCTCGCTGCAAAACTCCCGGCTGCTCTGGTTCATCATCGGCATGCTGCTGGCCGTTCATGTGGTCACAAAAACACGACAGTCTATTCAGCAGCGGTCACTCCACCAAGAGGTACAGCAATGAAAAAAGTCGTACTGATCCTAACCAGTGAAAATTCTGCTTTGACGTTCTACCGAAATTACCTGCGCTTCCTGCGCAAGCGCGGCTGGGACGTGACGGTCGTGGCCAACTCCAGCGGGGCGTTAGAAGAGTGGGCGGCCACCGAAGGTGCCATGGGCTACCACATCCCGTATGAACGCAACCCTTCGATGCTCAAAGACCTCCAGACACTCTTTGCGACCGCCCGCCTGCTTCGGAAAATTCGTCCCGACGCGGTCGTGTCGGCGACCCCCAAAGGCGGGCTACTGGGCACCTTGGCGGGCAAGCTCGCCGGAGTACCGGTCCGTATCTACCAGCTGTGGGGCCTGCGATTAGAAACTGAAACAGGCTTGAAACGCAAAGTACTTGAAGCTTCCGAACGCACCGCGATCTCAGCAGCAACCCAGACAGTTGCCAATAGCTTCAGTCTGGCACGGGCAGCAGAAGCGCTCGGACTGGCCGCCCCCAACTCCATCGAAGTCCTGGGAGCCGGCAGCTCCCACGGCGTGGACCTCGAACGGTTCTCGCGTGCTGCTACCGGTCCGGTGGATGATCACACCGCAGCTTTTCTAGCGCAGGACAGCGATCTGAAAATCGTATTTATCGGTCGCCTCACCCCCGACAAAGGGATCTCCACGCTGCTGCAAGCAGTCAAAGCAGTGCGCGCTCGCGGTCTGAACATCCGCCTACTCCTCATCGGTTCGGTTGAGGATCAGCGACTCGCCCACGAAGTTGCGGAAGCCGAACACATCCACCGACTCGACGACGTGGACGACGTACGCCCCTACATCACCTCGGCGGATGTCCTGTGTTTACCCACCCTACGAGAAGGGTTTCCCAATGTGGTGTTAGAAGCGGCAGCGCTCGAAGTTCCTTCCGTCGTTGCAGACGCTACCGGAGCTATTGATTCCGTCGTGGATGGTGAAACCGGTTGGATCTTTCCAGTCGAAAACGCTGAAGCTCTGGCCCAAATCATCACGGAGATCACTCACGATCCAGAACACATCCGACAGCGGGGGCGCCAAGCCCGCGCCAGAGTTGAACACGAGTTCGAACAAGTCTTCATGTTTGGACTACAAGAAGAAAATATCGCACAGCAGCTCCATTTGGTTGTGCCCACACAGCATGCGGAAACCTAAGTGACACAGCAAAAAGCAATCGGCCCGCACACGGGAACACCACGCACCGAGCCAGCAAAAACGCGATCATCCGATCGCTACATCTTTGCCGCTGGCTCGCTCACGTGGGCATTGGCCCAGTGGTTCTTGGTGTGGCTGTTTGCTCAAGTAGGCGGTGGAGCCGCTGCAGTTGGGCAGTACTCCCTAACGCTCGCTGTGGTCACCCCGGTATTCATTATTGGTCAGTTCGGGCTGCGCACAGTGTATCTGAGCCTACAAACGAGCTTCACGTGGGTGTCCTATCTGATCCTGCGGCTCATTGGCATTGGCATCTCCATTGTGATCGTGGGCGCCTACTACCAGCTCAACCCCGAGCTCAATGTGCGTCTGCTGGCTGCGGTCGTCTTCGTACGCTGTTTCGATGTCTACTTAGACATTCTCTACGCCCGCTTTCAACGCGAGAACCGACTGCTCCTTATCGGCCTCCATAGCCTTGTGCATAATTTTGGCACCATGACCATCGCCTTTGTCGCGATCTGGCTGACCGAATCCATCCCGCTAACCATCTTATGCGTGGGCTTCGGTGCGATGATGGTCGCGGTATCAGCCCAGCGATATGTGGTAAAAACGCCCCCCGAACCCGGCACTATCAAGGGCGGGTATCGCCGTATTTTGCGTGCTGGGACGCCCACCACCGTTTCAGAAACCCTAGCGGCACTGTCGACGTACCTGCCCATCCTGTTTCTGTCGGTGATAGCTGACGATGCCACCACAGGGGTCTTCGCGACTGCAGCCTATCTCCTGACGGCCGTAAACCTTTCGGGTTCGACTCTCAAAGATATTCTCATCACCTCATTCCGCTGGACCTTTGAAGCATCTGGGTCCTGCGCGTTGCTCAAACGAGCCCATAAAATCGCCGGGATCATCATGCTCACGGTCGGCGCGACGATCCCGATCGTTATTCTTGCCGGCTCCCCAGTGCTGCAATTCATTTACGGCGAGGAATTCTCGCTGACCTACTGGGAGCTGACGATACTTTCTATCGCGATGCTTCCGATCGCCTCCTCATACATCTATGAGGGCACACTCAACGTCCTGAACGCATACTCGGGTCAGGCCTGGATTTGGTTCCTGGCGTGCTCATGCGGTGTCGGTGTCGGCTTGTTGGTCATCAATACACCCGGTATTCCTCCCATCATCGGGGCTCTGGCCGTAGCGGTTACGACCGGGTGGGGTAGGTTCATCGGCGCTTTTGCTCTAGCTTTCAGAGCGCAGCGCCGCACTCACACAAACAAGAGGCCCTAGGAGGCTGGTATGCGTGTACTTCTCACCGGCGGAGCCGGATACATCGGTAGCCACACCGCGTTAGTGCTGCTGGAACAGGGCCATGAGGTCGTGGTGGTCGACAATCTGTCAAACGGTAACCGAGTGGCACTCGACCGAGTCGAAGAGCTCACCGGGAAAACCATCACCTTCGTGCAGGCGGATTTGACCCATGCTGGTGCGACCCGGATGGCCCTTGCCGGCATCGATTTTGAGGCTGTGGTGCATTTTGCCGGCCTCAAAGCTGTGGGAGAGTCGGTGGATCAGCCCGTGCGCTACTATCGGACCAATCTTGCATCGACGCTGACCCTGTTGGATCTCTTAGAAGAACGCGGGATCACCAGGCTGGTGTTTAGCTCCTCAGCAACCGTCTACGGTGAGCCCCAAACTCCGTTGATTGCGGAAACCCATCGGACAGGAGTGGGGCTGACCAACCCCTACGGGTGGTCAAAATATATGAATGAACAAATCATTCGCGATGCTGCAGCAACACGCCCCGATATGTCGGCGGTGCTGCTGCGCTACTTCAATCCGGTAGGTGCTCACCCCTCGGGACGCATTGGTGAAGACCCGGCCGGTATTCCCAATAATTTACTTCCGTTCATCGCCCAGGTCGCGGTGGGCAGACGACAGCAGTTGGCGGTTTTTGGTAATGATTACGACACCGTCGACGGGACCGGCGTGCGCGACTACATCCACGTCATGGACCTTGCCGAGGGGCATGTCGCGGCATTGAACCACGCGACCTGCGGCGTGCAAACCTATAATTTGGGTTCTGGGGTCGGAACCAGCGTATTGGAAGCGGTGCGTGCTTTCGAAGAGGTATCCGGTCGGCCCGTGCCATACCAGATTAGTGCACGCCGAAATGGCGACCTGGCGACAGTCGTGGCGGATCCGCAGTTAGCCAAGGCGAAGTTAGACTGGCAAACTACTCGTACTTTCACGGAGGCTTGTCGCGACGCGTGGAACTGGCAATCTCAAAACCCCACCGGATACGAGCAGACGATCAAGGTCGTGATAGGTACTCCCGGACTTCAACGGACCGCTGATCTGACGAGTAAACCGCGATAACTGGGCCCTGAGACCACGGGCAGGGAGCTCGAGGCTAGCCGAGTGCTCACGCAACAAAGCAGAAAGATGATGCGCAAACTTAAAATCTTCAGCACCGCAGTCATCATCCTTGTCCTGGGATGGTTTCTTTTCGCTAGTGTCAGCATTTATGACCCGCGCCAAGGTGACATTGAGGCTCATGCCGATGCGGTCGTGAGCCTCTCTCCGCCGCCCTATCGGTTGCCGCTAGCCGAAGAGTTGTATCACACAGGACATGCAGACAACTTGGCGATCTCCTATGTGCCCGTCGATCCGCGCCACTATAACGCGGAGTGGGTCGCGGCGT from Enteractinococcus fodinae includes the following:
- a CDS encoding glycosyltransferase family 4 protein; this encodes MKKVVLILTSENSALTFYRNYLRFLRKRGWDVTVVANSSGALEEWAATEGAMGYHIPYERNPSMLKDLQTLFATARLLRKIRPDAVVSATPKGGLLGTLAGKLAGVPVRIYQLWGLRLETETGLKRKVLEASERTAISAATQTVANSFSLARAAEALGLAAPNSIEVLGAGSSHGVDLERFSRAATGPVDDHTAAFLAQDSDLKIVFIGRLTPDKGISTLLQAVKAVRARGLNIRLLLIGSVEDQRLAHEVAEAEHIHRLDDVDDVRPYITSADVLCLPTLREGFPNVVLEAAALEVPSVVADATGAIDSVVDGETGWIFPVENAEALAQIITEITHDPEHIRQRGRQARARVEHEFEQVFMFGLQEENIAQQLHLVVPTQHAET
- a CDS encoding O-antigen ligase family protein, whose amino-acid sequence is MVSTSPVTQHHPALQRAPVLLFFLGITLNQTSVLFDINLSIADFFALLLLVLTLLTARLLVPFGPTIYFLALSILVLIMGGFVVPNVISLDQSYLDVLTDYLKLATSFAYFLLGFNIVRAGQARVVLRAFAFMAVVIGGIGALQTAIPALPRLDFMFYYEIRFTGLMSDPNYFAVIQLVAMAVLWHDQDISRRIRYPSLIILAASVLASGSKTGMLALLIFLVWRGLPTVFSFSNRSRYISPYRAVLIGLVVCAPVLLLIVMLDYSMRMSLASGLDQVPALSRLTPLLLDFEAGVEGDGSGRDSAWFNAIQIIGLFPLFGVGMGTYLEVATEFTDVPVLAHNTFLQIAAEWGLIFTAIFLVWVIILFLRRPPLGANLALWHSTRDALLVLMIGSAGISLQNSRLLWFIIGMLLAVHVVTKTRQSIQQRSLHQEVQQ
- a CDS encoding lipopolysaccharide biosynthesis protein, with protein sequence MTQQKAIGPHTGTPRTEPAKTRSSDRYIFAAGSLTWALAQWFLVWLFAQVGGGAAAVGQYSLTLAVVTPVFIIGQFGLRTVYLSLQTSFTWVSYLILRLIGIGISIVIVGAYYQLNPELNVRLLAAVVFVRCFDVYLDILYARFQRENRLLLIGLHSLVHNFGTMTIAFVAIWLTESIPLTILCVGFGAMMVAVSAQRYVVKTPPEPGTIKGGYRRILRAGTPTTVSETLAALSTYLPILFLSVIADDATTGVFATAAYLLTAVNLSGSTLKDILITSFRWTFEASGSCALLKRAHKIAGIIMLTVGATIPIVILAGSPVLQFIYGEEFSLTYWELTILSIAMLPIASSYIYEGTLNVLNAYSGQAWIWFLACSCGVGVGLLVINTPGIPPIIGALAVAVTTGWGRFIGAFALAFRAQRRTHTNKRP
- a CDS encoding polysaccharide biosynthesis tyrosine autokinase, which gives rise to MFELTNASQSHRGTGRRDNYPMELRTYWRMLSKNWWIVVAGALVGLLLGLGASAMMTPRYESTATLYVSVRGVGAGDSGDLFQGASFAQTVVTSYVDIATTAIVLDGVAEEMDGEVARDEMRRLLSVQSPEGSSLLNITGEHSDPETAAALVNTTGETLVDVVENEIEVGAEGGSSPVQVRLIDPGIVPAESVSPNFALNSALGLLVGLALGIALAILRGSLDTRIHSIADVEEITNVPVVGRIALDDSIAHRPLVVHDDPRSPRAEAFRTTRTNLQFFAANDDARVFVVSSATPGEGKTHVVANLAVVLAESGARVALVEADLRRPRLAHVMGIEGAVGLSDVLIDRASLEDVTQQWGTDNLTVVPAGQIPPNPSELLGSPMMREVINTLRETADYVLIDAPPVLPVTDAAILSTYASGSLIVSSVGQTRQQNLEQAIESLENVGGKVLGLIVNRVPMRGSANSGFITYKYVDKSETAKSKASRVA
- a CDS encoding type III PLP-dependent enzyme domain-containing protein, whose amino-acid sequence is MQPTQRGSQQQMPPTPALVFDVPKLDTFLTRFEQALAEHWPHSVLSYSFKTNSLPWLLSYMRQRGIWAEVVSDTEYELALALGYTPDRIIFNGPIKGRDRLWAAMLQGTVVNLDAKREVEWAAALARQQPETPLAVGLRVNWDVNEYCPGESTSDGADSRFGFSPASGELDAAISTLRDAGIQIAGLHMHRNSLTQSVDVFRAAATVARDLISSRGLELDWVDIGGGFFGAEQGHPTFADYVLAIREVLEEVIDPARTRLVVEPGASLVAVPLEFHASVLDVKQVKDHTFVVTDASRTNIDPLFRRKRPFQYDLETNATHTRPLQTIGGYTCMEDDRLMDIEDEPALEIGDRIVFYKVGGYTMCYQSKFFIEFPPAVYIRTHEEELILVREKPSVSEYLQGQQWIPAGDHINAAANGKSQWLAPHL
- the galE gene encoding UDP-glucose 4-epimerase GalE; this encodes MRVLLTGGAGYIGSHTALVLLEQGHEVVVVDNLSNGNRVALDRVEELTGKTITFVQADLTHAGATRMALAGIDFEAVVHFAGLKAVGESVDQPVRYYRTNLASTLTLLDLLEERGITRLVFSSSATVYGEPQTPLIAETHRTGVGLTNPYGWSKYMNEQIIRDAAATRPDMSAVLLRYFNPVGAHPSGRIGEDPAGIPNNLLPFIAQVAVGRRQQLAVFGNDYDTVDGTGVRDYIHVMDLAEGHVAALNHATCGVQTYNLGSGVGTSVLEAVRAFEEVSGRPVPYQISARRNGDLATVVADPQLAKAKLDWQTTRTFTEACRDAWNWQSQNPTGYEQTIKVVIGTPGLQRTADLTSKPR
- a CDS encoding sugar transferase; this encodes MTKRAIDILGASLGLIVLAPVMIVLAILIRVKLGAPVLFTQLRPGKDGELFTMWKFRSMLEEDPAKGLLTDDQRMTSFGRRLRATSLDELPTLINVLKGDMSLVGPRPLNVEYLPLYSPEQARRHNVRPGITGLAQVTGRNALSWEARFDLDVHYVDHHNVWLDLKILAQTVTRVFAKTDVEGEQISTMTMFVGEPPCDGLTEAPLDDRWQDLWASWQRSPAAQKIGDFDGLDARTTRHWVYLDDRAIPVGIAGLSGLGGPQLHASIVLGPHHHTTMALEALLNRLLYHGKSYDAHRIFLRLSDTSREFFEIVQLLGFVPLDQPHQGTDTDEGEVLVAFAAQTGT
- a CDS encoding arsenate reductase/protein-tyrosine-phosphatase family protein yields the protein MTIRILTICTGNICRSPFAARLLATKLDRKQFRTASAGTSAMLGDPMQETMQQLAKKLGVQGTEKHRAHSVTSGVVAQADLILGMEREHRSEAARFHPSAARRSFTLLEFAHIVSYINDGQLQTLLLQSGDTPTAAIEAVVRMRGVVPRLNPDRLYDLQDPYGRSRQVYARSAQQIEQAVDRIARFFEHAAELSAALKNGYPAIVTMNDRK
- a CDS encoding ATP-grasp domain-containing protein → MRIIISSAGRRVYLVQWFQEALYEAGIDGDVIVLDFDPNAATAAAADDYRPVPAFTCPEYADALLDIIDELQPDLFISLNDHELTALSEGLAGQLRARGVVTPVLDQASHRAVADKLVMSQVLQRAGISTPTTVLMSDVMAVHQLLNKHSHVIVKDRWGSGSSGLRRFTADQACRWVEERYLNATDAEALGFDEIIFQPDVGGEEYGLDVITAVRGGPVEGILARRKLGMRHGETSSAMTVPNAPFIGLAAALNATLGIRGSVDVDVLLTADGTPYVLDVNPRFGGGYPFVHVAGADLPHFYLASTLGFAPRPDWDNYRIGYIGAKHEGIIGFDTPDQTPIPQPAEHRSRITIQKRVGI